One genomic segment of Amycolatopsis sp. Hca4 includes these proteins:
- a CDS encoding LuxR C-terminal-related transcriptional regulator — protein sequence MSDDGGVATRRDLTSYVGRAEDEARVRRLLGEARLVTLTGPGGVGKTRLAGRVAGSVTRAFPGGVVVAGLAGLRDGTLVTRALADCLGLHDTTARTARETVLAHLRDRRALLLLDNCEHLVADCAELVDALLRHCPDLVVLATSRCSLGVAGERITPIAPLAVPPEDARTAEDAIAYDAVRLFADRAAEVLPSFRLEDDVASVVGVCRQLDGLPLAVELAAARIRALSPGQIAERMGDSLALLTTGARSRPERHRSLRATIEWSHSLCTEGERAAWECCAVFAGAFDLSAAEDVCAVAGLDGFAVLDAVDGLVDKSVLLRVDGATGVRYRMLEALREFGQERLAATGTAEEVARRHRDHHARLLAQADAEWFGPRREDWFTRLSERHADVRAALSWSLRTPDEAAVALRMAVAVLEYWTARGAAGELREWLDRALAVAAEDAPGRATAQARAALCAALHADLDGARQRLKLAEAAVDEDAVPYLRHAEAFVAMIAVEPYALENAAEAVRIFGEQGAPRKQLHPMFIQAVATAFRGDLPGARRLLEEMLRLCAEAGDEAYRSMALFGLGTVEIFFGGDLDVGEHAMRDALEIDLRGLDVLSVAYRVDGLAWASARREDWPRAARLFGTAATVWDRCGAEPDIAVSLAHRQLLAATRGALGEARFEEAFAEGRGQNPHDILAPASAAKCGEPTGSAVLPPLTPRESEIARLVATGLSNREIAVRLVIAQRTAETHLQHILNKLDLANRTQVAVWVNERA from the coding sequence GTGAGCGATGACGGCGGCGTGGCCACGCGACGGGACCTGACGAGTTACGTGGGCCGCGCCGAGGACGAAGCCCGCGTGCGGCGGCTGCTGGGCGAGGCGCGCCTGGTCACGCTGACCGGGCCCGGCGGCGTGGGCAAGACCCGGCTCGCCGGCCGGGTCGCCGGCTCGGTGACCCGGGCGTTCCCGGGCGGCGTGGTCGTCGCCGGCCTGGCCGGACTGCGCGACGGCACCCTGGTCACCCGCGCCCTCGCCGACTGCCTCGGCCTGCACGACACCACCGCCCGGACCGCGCGGGAGACCGTGCTGGCCCACCTGCGCGACCGGCGGGCGCTCCTGCTGCTCGACAACTGCGAGCACCTCGTCGCCGACTGCGCCGAGCTGGTCGACGCGCTGCTGCGGCACTGCCCGGACCTGGTGGTCCTGGCGACCAGCCGGTGTTCGCTCGGGGTCGCGGGCGAGCGGATCACGCCGATCGCGCCACTGGCCGTGCCGCCGGAGGACGCCCGGACCGCCGAGGACGCGATCGCCTACGACGCCGTGCGGCTGTTCGCCGACCGCGCCGCCGAAGTGCTGCCCTCGTTCCGGCTCGAGGACGACGTGGCGTCCGTCGTGGGGGTGTGCCGCCAGCTCGACGGCCTGCCGCTGGCCGTCGAGCTGGCCGCCGCCCGCATCCGCGCGCTCTCGCCCGGCCAGATCGCCGAGCGCATGGGCGACAGCCTGGCGCTGCTGACCACCGGGGCGCGGTCCCGGCCCGAGCGGCACCGCAGCCTGCGCGCCACCATCGAGTGGAGCCATTCCCTGTGCACCGAAGGCGAACGCGCGGCCTGGGAGTGCTGCGCGGTGTTCGCGGGCGCGTTCGACCTGTCCGCCGCCGAGGACGTCTGCGCGGTCGCGGGGCTCGACGGCTTCGCGGTGCTGGACGCGGTCGACGGCCTGGTCGACAAATCGGTACTGCTGCGCGTCGACGGCGCGACCGGCGTCCGGTACCGGATGCTGGAGGCGTTGCGTGAGTTCGGCCAGGAACGGCTGGCCGCCACCGGGACCGCCGAGGAGGTGGCCCGGCGGCACCGCGACCACCACGCGCGGCTGCTGGCGCAAGCCGACGCCGAGTGGTTCGGCCCCCGGCGCGAGGACTGGTTCACCCGCCTGTCCGAACGGCACGCGGACGTCCGGGCGGCGCTGTCGTGGTCGCTGCGCACCCCGGACGAGGCGGCGGTCGCGCTCCGGATGGCGGTCGCGGTCCTCGAATACTGGACGGCCCGGGGCGCGGCGGGGGAGCTCCGGGAGTGGCTGGACCGCGCGCTCGCCGTCGCCGCCGAGGACGCTCCTGGCCGCGCGACGGCGCAGGCCCGGGCCGCCCTGTGCGCCGCCTTGCACGCGGATCTGGACGGGGCCCGGCAGCGGCTGAAGCTCGCCGAAGCCGCCGTCGACGAGGACGCGGTGCCCTACCTCCGCCACGCCGAGGCGTTCGTGGCGATGATCGCGGTCGAGCCGTACGCGCTGGAGAACGCCGCCGAGGCCGTGCGGATCTTCGGGGAGCAGGGCGCGCCGCGCAAGCAGCTGCACCCGATGTTCATCCAGGCGGTGGCCACGGCCTTCCGCGGCGACCTGCCCGGCGCCCGGCGGCTGCTGGAGGAGATGCTGCGCCTGTGCGCGGAGGCGGGGGACGAGGCCTACCGGTCGATGGCCCTGTTCGGGCTGGGCACGGTCGAGATCTTCTTCGGCGGGGACCTCGACGTCGGTGAACACGCGATGCGTGACGCGCTGGAGATCGACCTGCGCGGGCTCGACGTGCTGTCGGTGGCCTACCGGGTGGACGGGCTGGCCTGGGCGTCGGCCCGGCGCGAAGACTGGCCACGCGCGGCGCGGCTGTTCGGCACGGCGGCGACGGTGTGGGATCGCTGCGGAGCCGAGCCGGACATCGCCGTGTCGCTGGCCCACCGGCAGCTGCTCGCGGCGACCCGTGGCGCGCTCGGCGAGGCCCGGTTCGAGGAGGCGTTCGCCGAAGGGCGCGGGCAGAACCCGCACGACATCCTCGCCCCGGCGTCGGCCGCGAAATGCGGTGAGCCCACCGGGAGCGCGGTGCTGCCGCCGCTGACGCCCCGCGAGTCGGAGATCGCCCGGCTGGTCGCGACCGGGCTGAGCAACCGCGAGATCGCCGTCCGGCTGGTCATCGCCCAGCGGACCGCGGAGACCCACCTCCAGCACATCCTCAACAAACTGGACCTGGCGAACCGGACGCAGGTCGCGGTGTGGGTGAACGAGCGGGCCTGA
- a CDS encoding helix-turn-helix domain-containing protein codes for MTVSQPLHTGAGVVLARAIVAGIRHAVPEHAALFDAGATEFVAALLGGSRAGTGADAFRRAGAAAGADLDRLSRAYQAGGRCALPLLAELDRRTPRGVVAAGVDAVFRCVDVLIRLSTEAFRAVSPPSATDLRRELLRALLAGRPWTELAERVDWTPPERVVAAVGAVPRPGAGLLADPTAEPPYALLPSDADPARFLGDGPAATGPAVAPAEAATSLRWARRTWELRGRGILPRDRLLRWPDHLTTHWLAADELLTGALAAHSLEPLSDLPGNRRGKLAETLAAVLDARGGAPEVAARLGIHPQTARNRLRRLRALFGTRLDDPGERLTLRIALRAERVLAGPAA; via the coding sequence ATGACCGTCTCCCAGCCCCTGCACACCGGCGCCGGGGTGGTGCTGGCCCGCGCGATCGTGGCCGGCATCCGGCACGCCGTCCCCGAGCACGCCGCGCTGTTCGACGCGGGCGCGACCGAGTTCGTGGCCGCGCTGCTCGGCGGCTCGCGGGCCGGGACCGGCGCGGACGCCTTCCGCCGCGCGGGCGCCGCGGCGGGCGCCGACCTCGACCGGCTTTCCCGCGCCTACCAGGCGGGCGGCCGGTGCGCCCTCCCGCTGCTGGCCGAGCTGGACCGCCGGACGCCCCGGGGTGTGGTCGCCGCCGGGGTGGACGCGGTGTTCCGGTGCGTCGACGTCCTGATCCGCCTGTCCACCGAGGCCTTCCGGGCCGTCTCCCCGCCTTCGGCCACCGACCTGCGCCGTGAGCTGTTGCGCGCGCTGCTGGCCGGCCGTCCGTGGACCGAACTGGCCGAGCGGGTGGACTGGACCCCGCCGGAGCGCGTGGTGGCCGCCGTCGGGGCCGTCCCCCGGCCCGGCGCCGGGTTGCTCGCCGACCCCACCGCCGAACCGCCGTACGCGCTGCTGCCGTCGGACGCCGACCCGGCCCGGTTCCTGGGCGACGGCCCGGCCGCGACCGGACCGGCCGTCGCCCCGGCCGAGGCGGCCACCTCGCTGCGCTGGGCCCGGCGGACGTGGGAGCTGCGCGGCCGCGGCATCCTCCCCCGCGACCGCCTCCTCCGCTGGCCCGACCACCTGACCACGCACTGGCTGGCCGCCGACGAGCTGCTGACCGGCGCCCTCGCCGCGCACAGCCTCGAACCGTTGTCGGACCTGCCCGGGAACCGGCGCGGCAAGCTCGCCGAAACCCTCGCCGCGGTGCTCGACGCCCGCGGCGGCGCCCCCGAAGTCGCGGCCCGGCTGGGCATCCACCCGCAGACCGCGCGCAACCGCCTTCGCCGGCTGCGCGCGCTGTTCGGGACACGCCTGGACGACCCCGGGGAACGGCTCACCCTGCGCATCGCGCTGCGCGCCGAGCGGGTGCTGGCCGGACCGGCCGCCTGA
- a CDS encoding beta-1,3-glucanase family protein, with protein MLTYAPRHRRRGSGARSVILAAALAVAALGVAVPAAHAADPVISQGKTATASSVENAGTPAAAAVDGNTGTRWSSQFSDPQWIQIDLGGAATVSQVVLRWEAAYATAYQIQLSDNGSSWSTVYQTTTGTGGTQTLGVTGSGRYVRLYATARATPYGVSLWEFEVHGTGGGTTPPGAGTPPDSFWGDTAGIPAARNVLTVKVLNRTNGKYPDSQVYWSFGGQTHSIAEQPYLDMPANSAGRMYFYLGTPNGQYADFIEFTVGPDVFNGNTTRVDAFALKLAMRLHAHDGYDVQVGDAYELFQEDRSATFARFQSEVPTEFKGLATVNAPYRIPAPGSAPDFRSGGKYANYFTSYAQSVGVNEPTSNITGCAGSLAGNPDMCAALNRHTAHLPQSQWQDVSRYYQAAPANYYAKFWHDHGINRLAYGFPYDDVAGQSSFVSHGDPQWLVVAVGW; from the coding sequence ATGCTCACGTACGCCCCGCGGCACCGTCGCCGCGGATCCGGTGCCCGCTCGGTGATACTGGCGGCAGCTCTCGCGGTCGCCGCGCTCGGGGTCGCCGTCCCGGCGGCGCACGCCGCCGACCCGGTGATCTCCCAAGGGAAAACCGCCACCGCGTCTTCGGTGGAGAACGCCGGCACGCCCGCGGCCGCCGCGGTGGACGGCAACACCGGTACCCGGTGGTCCTCGCAGTTCAGCGATCCACAGTGGATCCAGATCGACCTCGGCGGCGCCGCGACGGTCAGCCAGGTCGTGCTGCGCTGGGAGGCCGCCTACGCCACGGCCTACCAGATCCAGCTGTCCGACAACGGTTCCAGCTGGTCCACTGTGTACCAGACGACGACCGGCACCGGCGGCACGCAGACGCTGGGGGTGACCGGTTCCGGGCGGTACGTGCGGCTGTACGCGACCGCGCGGGCCACGCCCTACGGTGTCTCGCTGTGGGAGTTCGAGGTCCACGGCACCGGCGGCGGGACGACGCCGCCCGGCGCGGGGACACCGCCCGACTCGTTCTGGGGCGACACCGCCGGCATCCCGGCCGCGCGCAACGTGCTCACGGTCAAGGTGCTCAACCGCACCAACGGCAAGTACCCGGACAGCCAGGTGTACTGGTCCTTCGGCGGCCAGACCCACTCGATCGCCGAGCAGCCCTACCTCGACATGCCCGCCAACTCGGCCGGGCGGATGTACTTCTACCTGGGCACCCCGAACGGCCAGTACGCCGACTTCATCGAGTTCACCGTCGGCCCGGACGTGTTCAACGGAAACACCACCCGGGTGGACGCCTTCGCGCTGAAGCTGGCCATGCGGCTGCACGCCCACGACGGCTACGACGTGCAGGTCGGCGACGCCTACGAGCTGTTCCAGGAGGACCGCTCGGCCACCTTCGCCCGGTTCCAGAGCGAGGTGCCGACCGAGTTCAAGGGCCTGGCGACGGTGAACGCGCCGTACCGGATCCCGGCCCCGGGCAGCGCCCCGGACTTCCGCAGCGGCGGCAAGTACGCGAACTACTTCACCTCCTACGCCCAGTCGGTGGGGGTCAACGAGCCCACGTCGAACATCACCGGCTGCGCCGGATCGCTCGCGGGCAACCCGGACATGTGCGCGGCGCTGAACCGGCACACGGCCCACCTGCCGCAGTCGCAGTGGCAGGACGTGTCGCGGTACTACCAGGCCGCGCCGGCCAACTACTACGCGAAGTTCTGGCACGACCACGGCATCAACCGCCTCGCGTACGGCTTCCCGTACGACGACGTGGCGGGTCAGTCCTCGTTCGTCTCGCACGGGGACCCGCAGTGGCTGGTGGTCGCCGTCGGCTGGTGA
- a CDS encoding aminotransferase class V-fold PLP-dependent enzyme, producing the protein MDRNEGVLHAGPAGFAELAAVLGDAVREVGAWMAEYGGYHPHPSQDVPLARFREATADLHRRLRDNYPFFHPRYAGQMLKPPHPAAVAGYLSAMLINPNNHALDGGPATAAMEKEVVADLAAMFGLPQHLGHLTSSGTIANLEALFVARETHPGKAIAHSADAHYTHGRMSHLLGVEAVPVATTPAGTLDLTALEDLLRTGRVGTVVAATGTTGLGAVDPVGEIVALARRYGARVHVDAAYGGFFRLIADDTADGVASAPFRAIADADSVVIDPHKHGLQPYGCGAVLFRDPSVARHYLHDSPYTYFTSDELHLGEISLECSRAGAAAAALWLTSQVLPLTPDGLGAVLRPGRRAALAWAGLIGGSAELALFQPPQLDIVSCFPVRESLSEIDRVSAHVLDAGMRRPPEEAVFVATYTVTGADLARRGHTVRDDVPRGRILRSVLMKPENEAQVPDLHREVVRLSSTAADVRPG; encoded by the coding sequence ATGGACCGGAACGAAGGTGTCCTGCACGCGGGGCCGGCCGGGTTCGCGGAGCTGGCCGCCGTGCTCGGCGACGCCGTCCGCGAGGTCGGGGCCTGGATGGCGGAGTACGGCGGCTACCACCCGCACCCCTCGCAGGACGTGCCGCTCGCGCGGTTCCGGGAGGCGACCGCGGACCTGCACCGGCGCCTGCGGGACAACTACCCGTTCTTCCACCCCCGCTACGCCGGGCAGATGCTCAAGCCGCCGCACCCGGCGGCCGTCGCCGGGTACCTGAGCGCGATGCTGATCAACCCGAACAACCACGCCCTCGACGGCGGTCCCGCCACCGCGGCCATGGAAAAGGAGGTCGTCGCGGACCTCGCGGCGATGTTCGGCCTCCCGCAGCACCTGGGGCACCTGACCAGCAGCGGGACGATCGCGAACCTGGAAGCGCTGTTCGTCGCCCGCGAGACGCACCCGGGCAAGGCGATCGCGCACAGCGCCGACGCGCACTACACCCACGGGCGGATGAGCCACCTGCTCGGCGTCGAGGCCGTTCCGGTCGCCACCACCCCCGCCGGGACCCTCGACCTGACCGCGCTCGAAGACCTGCTCCGCACCGGTCGCGTCGGCACCGTGGTCGCGGCCACCGGCACGACCGGCCTCGGTGCCGTCGACCCGGTCGGCGAGATCGTCGCCCTCGCCCGCCGGTACGGGGCCCGGGTGCACGTGGACGCCGCCTACGGCGGCTTCTTCCGGCTCATCGCCGACGACACCGCCGACGGCGTGGCTTCGGCACCGTTCCGCGCGATCGCCGACGCCGACTCGGTGGTGATCGACCCGCACAAGCACGGGCTGCAGCCCTACGGCTGCGGTGCGGTGCTCTTCCGCGACCCGTCGGTCGCCCGCCACTACCTGCACGACTCGCCCTACACCTACTTCACCTCCGATGAACTGCACCTCGGCGAGATCTCCCTGGAATGTTCGCGGGCCGGCGCCGCGGCCGCCGCGCTGTGGCTGACGTCGCAGGTCCTGCCCCTGACCCCGGATGGGCTCGGTGCGGTGCTCCGGCCCGGGCGCCGGGCCGCGCTCGCCTGGGCCGGCCTGATCGGCGGCAGCGCCGAGCTGGCGCTGTTCCAGCCGCCGCAGCTCGACATCGTCAGCTGTTTCCCGGTGCGCGAAAGCCTTTCCGAGATCGACCGCGTCAGCGCCCACGTACTCGACGCCGGGATGCGCCGCCCGCCGGAGGAGGCGGTGTTCGTCGCGACCTACACCGTCACCGGGGCCGACCTCGCCCGCCGTGGCCACACCGTGCGCGACGACGTCCCCCGCGGCCGGATCCTGCGGAGCGTCCTGATGAAGCCGGAGAACGAAGCGCAGGTCCCCGATCTGCACCGCGAAGTCGTCCGGTTGAGCAGCACCGCCGCGGACGTGCGGCCGGGGTAG
- a CDS encoding MarR family winged helix-turn-helix transcriptional regulator produces MSRPQPADPYADLADLVLNVARLIRLRTPAEPAVVRLTATERQVMRMVDLDPGCTPSRIAERTGLQRTNVSTALRGLEAKGMLTRAGHGRRVEVHPTELAQRNLEVLRGAWSELLADLLGDVDPETIRRCNRTLADLEERFAAG; encoded by the coding sequence GTGTCACGCCCCCAGCCCGCGGATCCGTACGCCGACCTGGCCGACCTCGTGCTCAACGTCGCCCGCCTGATCCGCCTGCGCACCCCGGCCGAGCCGGCCGTCGTCCGGCTCACCGCCACCGAGCGCCAGGTCATGCGGATGGTGGACCTGGACCCGGGCTGCACGCCGAGCCGCATCGCCGAGCGCACCGGGCTGCAGCGCACGAACGTCAGCACCGCACTCCGCGGCCTCGAAGCCAAGGGCATGCTGACCCGCGCGGGCCACGGCCGGCGGGTGGAGGTGCACCCGACCGAGCTGGCCCAGCGCAACCTCGAAGTCCTCCGCGGCGCGTGGTCGGAACTGCTGGCGGACCTGCTGGGCGACGTCGACCCGGAGACGATCCGGCGGTGCAACCGGACGCTCGCCGACCTCGAGGAACGCTTCGCGGCCGGCTAG
- a CDS encoding S9 family peptidase: MFEYFPGNYVWNLGVVAALNSGGLIDEVDRACRPIRDAAAQGSDAGTPDFLRAWTALTDQLVAQAEKAGHARTAGELYFRATNYLCQAERMLAHSDPDRLPSYRRVLALAQKAFDLRDRRISRVAIPYEGTTLPAYFSLAPATEAGPAPVIVLVNGLDSTKEHMYTSGHWRELAERGISCLMLDQPGTGEALRLQGLTARVDAEAWAGAAVDWLETRSEVDTSRIGIVGWSLGGYYAPRAAAFEKRFALCVAWGANHNWGAVQRRRLEREGERPVPHYWEHVLWVWGHDDLDEFITFADDVHLDGVVEKITVPFLVAHGENDRQIPLEYAHRSYDQAVNSPRRELRVFTAEEGATEHIGLDHLPHVSTFIADWVADTFEAG, encoded by the coding sequence GTGTTCGAATACTTCCCCGGCAACTACGTCTGGAACCTCGGCGTGGTCGCCGCGCTCAACAGCGGCGGCCTGATCGACGAGGTCGACCGCGCCTGCCGGCCCATCCGCGACGCCGCCGCCCAAGGCTCGGACGCCGGGACACCGGACTTCCTGCGGGCCTGGACCGCGCTCACCGACCAGCTCGTGGCCCAGGCCGAGAAAGCCGGGCACGCCCGCACGGCGGGCGAACTGTACTTCCGGGCCACGAACTACCTGTGCCAGGCCGAGCGCATGCTCGCCCACTCCGACCCGGACCGGCTGCCGTCCTACCGGCGGGTGCTCGCCCTCGCGCAGAAGGCCTTCGACCTGCGCGACCGGCGGATCTCCCGGGTGGCGATCCCGTACGAGGGCACGACCCTGCCGGCGTACTTCTCCCTCGCCCCCGCCACCGAAGCCGGACCGGCGCCGGTGATCGTCCTGGTCAACGGCCTGGACTCGACCAAGGAGCACATGTACACCTCGGGCCACTGGCGAGAGCTCGCCGAGCGCGGGATCTCGTGCCTGATGCTCGACCAGCCCGGCACCGGCGAAGCCCTGCGCCTGCAGGGACTCACCGCCCGCGTCGACGCCGAAGCCTGGGCGGGCGCGGCCGTGGACTGGCTCGAGACACGGTCCGAAGTGGACACCAGCCGGATCGGGATCGTCGGCTGGTCCCTCGGCGGCTACTACGCACCCCGTGCGGCGGCGTTCGAGAAGCGGTTCGCGCTCTGCGTCGCCTGGGGCGCCAACCACAACTGGGGCGCGGTGCAACGACGTCGTTTGGAGCGCGAGGGGGAGCGGCCCGTCCCGCACTACTGGGAACACGTGCTGTGGGTGTGGGGCCACGACGACCTGGACGAGTTCATCACCTTCGCCGACGACGTGCACCTGGACGGCGTGGTCGAGAAGATCACGGTGCCGTTCCTCGTCGCGCACGGCGAGAACGACCGGCAGATCCCGTTGGAGTACGCCCACCGCTCCTACGACCAGGCGGTCAACTCGCCTCGGCGCGAGTTGCGCGTCTTCACCGCGGAGGAAGGGGCGACCGAGCACATCGGACTCGACCACCTGCCCCACGTCAGCACGTTCATCGCCGACTGGGTGGCCGACACCTTCGAGGCCGGCTGA
- a CDS encoding SDR family oxidoreductase: MTGKVVVVTGAAQGIGAAAARLLAAQGARVIGVDRAEDPGLPGVEHHRLDVTDDAGWAGLTAGLERVDGLVAAAGVTWRARLGDLAAADLARVQDVNVGGVLRAVQAVLPLMPSGGSIVVTGSAAALTGHYPLAYTASKWALRGFVKAACLELGGRGIRVNAVHPGYVETPMTASAPPGFRAANVAETPLGRTGTAGEVAAVVAFLIGDAASYVSGAEIPVDGGLTAHGGVKSISEAART; encoded by the coding sequence GTGACCGGGAAGGTCGTGGTCGTCACCGGTGCGGCCCAGGGCATCGGCGCGGCGGCCGCGCGGCTGCTCGCCGCGCAGGGCGCACGCGTGATCGGGGTCGACCGCGCCGAAGACCCCGGACTGCCCGGCGTCGAGCACCACCGGCTCGACGTCACCGACGACGCCGGCTGGGCCGGGCTCACCGCGGGGCTCGAGCGGGTCGACGGCCTCGTCGCGGCGGCCGGTGTCACCTGGCGGGCCCGGCTCGGCGACCTGGCCGCGGCCGACCTGGCGCGCGTGCAGGACGTCAACGTCGGCGGTGTGCTGCGGGCCGTGCAGGCGGTGCTGCCGCTGATGCCGTCCGGCGGGTCGATCGTCGTGACCGGCTCGGCCGCGGCGCTGACCGGCCACTACCCGCTCGCCTACACCGCGAGCAAGTGGGCGCTGCGCGGCTTCGTCAAGGCCGCCTGCCTGGAGCTGGGCGGCCGGGGCATCCGCGTCAACGCCGTGCACCCCGGGTACGTCGAAACCCCGATGACCGCCTCGGCGCCGCCCGGGTTCCGGGCCGCGAACGTCGCCGAGACCCCGCTCGGCCGCACCGGCACCGCCGGCGAGGTCGCCGCCGTCGTCGCGTTCCTGATCGGCGACGCGGCCTCCTACGTCTCCGGCGCCGAGATCCCCGTCGACGGCGGCCTGACCGCGCACGGCGGCGTCAAGTCGATCAGCGAAGCCGCCCGAACTTGA
- a CDS encoding fumarylacetoacetate hydrolase family protein — MRFATYEHGGTVHAGVVTGDGVRAFPAGVTVLDVVRGAPAVPGGPSVPLAEVRLLPPLDPPSVRDFVAFEEHVEGMVAPGSVPPEWYEAPTFYFTNPCALVGAHDDVPIPPGSRLFDFELEVAAVMGPDGIFGYTILNDWSARDLQRREMKVNLGPAKGKDSATTLGPWLVTADELEPYRDADGFLALDMRVAVNDVGVGQDLLSNMGWPFEELAAYAGRGTRLRAGDVLGSGTCGNGGCLAELWGRGGTQEPLRPGDVVEMSVEGLGTIRNTVVAGVELPPVRPARPRPRRRSR, encoded by the coding sequence ATGCGCTTCGCCACCTACGAGCACGGCGGAACCGTGCACGCGGGCGTCGTCACCGGCGACGGCGTCCGCGCGTTCCCGGCCGGGGTGACCGTGCTGGACGTGGTCCGCGGCGCACCCGCCGTCCCCGGCGGACCCTCGGTCCCGCTGGCCGAGGTGCGGCTGCTGCCGCCGCTCGACCCTCCGAGCGTCCGGGACTTCGTGGCGTTCGAGGAACACGTCGAAGGCATGGTCGCCCCGGGATCCGTGCCGCCGGAGTGGTACGAGGCGCCGACGTTCTACTTCACCAATCCCTGCGCGCTGGTCGGCGCGCACGACGACGTGCCGATCCCGCCGGGTTCGCGGCTGTTCGACTTCGAGCTCGAGGTCGCCGCCGTTATGGGCCCCGACGGGATCTTCGGCTACACGATCCTCAACGACTGGTCCGCTCGCGACCTGCAGCGCCGCGAGATGAAGGTGAACCTCGGGCCCGCCAAGGGCAAGGACTCCGCCACGACGCTCGGGCCGTGGCTCGTCACGGCCGACGAACTCGAGCCGTACCGCGACGCGGACGGCTTCCTGGCGCTCGACATGCGAGTCGCGGTCAACGACGTCGGAGTGGGGCAGGACCTGCTGTCCAACATGGGCTGGCCGTTCGAGGAACTGGCCGCCTACGCCGGCCGGGGGACGCGGCTGCGCGCGGGGGACGTCCTGGGGTCCGGGACCTGCGGCAACGGCGGTTGCCTGGCCGAGCTGTGGGGCCGCGGCGGCACGCAGGAGCCGCTGCGGCCCGGTGACGTCGTGGAGATGTCGGTCGAAGGCCTCGGGACGATCCGCAACACCGTCGTCGCCGGGGTCGAGCTGCCGCCGGTCCGCCCGGCGCGGCCCCGGCCCCGGCGGCGGTCGCGGTGA